A window of Camelus ferus isolate YT-003-E chromosome 1, BCGSAC_Cfer_1.0, whole genome shotgun sequence genomic DNA:
CTTTCCTTCTTATAATCGCACCTCAGACACACATTTAACGTGCTCgactctccccaccctcttgTAGGAAGCAGGTTTCCTGAGGAGAACTACATTAACTCTTTCATCCTAGTAGGGATTAGAAAGAAGTTTGACCTCAATATCTTTTTCAATGTGTTCATTACAAAGAAACTCTTTAATAAAAGATCCCCAAGCCTAAGCTGATTCATTATAAGCAGAAATTGGATGACCAGGGGTCCagtaaaacagaacaaagcagatAGTCCGTAGAGAATGTTAGGACAATATATGTACTAGAAATAACCAGTTTCTATCCACAGTCATATGAAATTCTTTCAGTCTTGGTCCCGATGTCTCCAAACCTCAGCTCAGAAGCTAACTGTGTTCCTTTCACCACCATTAGCAGCCAGGCGTATTTAACCAGTGCTGCGTGGTTCCAATCCCTGATTGCACTAACTTAACCAAGGCTTCACCCAGGTGAAGCAGAAGACGGCGCTTGAGTAATATGCCGTCTGTCCCAAGTCAAATACTTGGGATGCAATTGCACACGAGTTTTGTGTCATCTGGAATTAATCTCTTTGGTAGCATAGGCAATGAATTATTGATATAATAAGTTGGCTCAAAAAATAGTGTGATTCAAATGATAACAAATACAAAAGATACctactgttttctgtctttcttattTCAAATTCACCTTTTGTACTGGTTAACTCTAGACCAGACACTTCTTCTCTATATGCTCAAAAGAGGTAGAGTCCTTTTGAAGAGTGCAAGATCTATAATCCAAAGAGATTTATTTAAACTCACACAACAATTAATGAGACTCAGGATTATGATTATTCAGAGATGTCTGGCCCAGACAGCATAGATTATTGCCCCTTCCTAGCTAAACTCCAAATACATGTGACAGGAAAATATGACTACAAAGATGGATGGCCATCCTCTTTCCTGATGACTCTCACAGAGCTGCTGTGTCTGATGACTGTGATGAAAGGGATACAGTTAGCTTCTAGGCTGAAGTTTGGAGACATCTAGACCGACTGAAAGAATTtcataaaaagactaaaaacagagaTTGATTATTTTTAGGACACATGATGATGAAGCACAGAGACTCGAAGGAGTGGTCAATCTGCCCATTACCTCCTCAGAGTTCCATTGAGATCCCAACTCAGCTCAGGGCTTGGTTCATTCCTCCTGTAtcttctcctccaccctcacctctcTTCTACAAGACGTTCTTCTCTGGGTGATCCACAGGCATTTCAACTCAAAAAAGTTGTTCCTCAAGTTTGGGGACTGATTGCTTCAGCATATGTGCTTTCAGTTCTACTCAATTTGAAATAAGTAATTCAAATTGCCCTTGAAGTTAAATCTTGATAGAAATACAGTAAGGGTTTGAGAAAGGGCCCTGTCAGTTACTGTGTAGAGGGAAGGTTATCCTGGATTTCACAGTGCACAGACTAATATTATCAATCACTGGAATAGTAAAACCAACTTTGAgtataatctataataaaaaaaaatcactatgtttaacacctgaaactaatataatactgtaagtcaactatacttcaattaaaaaaaagcagcaagccagctttctttctccttatttttgtCCACCAGTCCTTCCAGTCTTTGCATTTGCGCTTTTCTCTGTGTGGGGAATATTGGTCCCAATGTTCTTTACTACACAAATTCCTACCACGCCAAGCAAAACTCTTCAGAATGTTGTCTGTTGCCTATCCTACAGTAGGTGTTCAAAACACACTTTGAACATCCAAAGCGTAAATGATTTTTAGATGAAAGAGTGGGGGAATGATAAGGAGAGAATCTGAAGAGAGTTCTTAAGGGCGCCTGGGAGCAGTTCAAGCTCGTTCAAGGATGGTGAAAGATGTGGTGACGTGTTCTTCTGTAAAAAGTGTAAGGGATTTTACATAATATCAGCTTCTCTGAAGAGAAAGGCCAGATGAATCAGAGGTGTGTTTCAGCACACTCGGGGGATTGTGATAGGCTACTTTCCGTCTTTCTCAGAGTAAGGTACCTGTGATGCAATTAACGTACTCTGACTTGTGTCTCTCCCCTCAGTGTTGGGGGGCTCATGGGGGGTCAAAAGTGGAGGTTATTAGGATTTCATTACATGTTTTTACTTAAAAGACTTGCTTTATTAACTGTCAAGGGCTTAGAATAAGATATACATTTCTCAAAGTTacaaagacaaagggagaaaaaagtgaaaactagAACCAAGATTCTACTAAATATGACTACTAAATTACtaggaaaagcaaaatgaactACATTTGGATTACACTCAAAGATAAACTATACTTGAATTCTCTTTCtgatttctattcattttcttttactttttattttattttacaggaagtttctaattttgagaatgcaaaaccaaaaaggaagtaagtcaaatttactttgaaaactcTGTATTCTCTTAAGTTTGGTAATGTTGAATGAGTATTCAGGTGGGTTTCCTGccaaagtgctttttaaaaaattgtcatgtACAAATCCAGGTATGTTTTACTCTGCTACCACTTATGTTTATGCTGATGCATAGAAAACCTATGTTGTGACATTCCTGTAGACAGGGatgtgaaaattacattttcagaagaagaaacacGTGTCTAAACTAGGCTCTGATTAAAGTGGGAGCCTACTCGAAAACATGTTTCTATCGGTGACCTACTAATCTTCTGAGAGTTCTTCTaatccaaataaaaatgtgtttgcaaAGAGATTTGGGTTATTTAGGTCAGGCTTGGCTTTATATTCAGCACATCAAGCTGCCAGAGGACGTGACACACACATGTTGCATAAGGTAATGGGATTTTTAACTAATAAGCAGGAAATGCATAGGGGCAGGAAGTTGGTTTATGGGGAAATTTCCAGATTGGTTGCCAATGCTACAGGAGAATTGGCTTCCTTGCACTCCAGCATGGTCTGAGACCGAATTGTTAATATGTGCACTTCTTTCTGCATGTAGGCTTTTTCGACAGTTTTTGCTTCCCctgccccaacacctcctctcccAAAGCACTTTGTGCTTTCatgttccttcctccctttcctgctCAAAGCTTTCTCCCAGTAAGGATATAAAATGCATCCACTGTAAGTAGGTAATTGCATGATTAACAGCTTAGAGCACCTGCCAGGCAAGGCGAGTTGTATTTCAGCCCAGTTAGCAACTTAAACTGCAGCAGTGGCATTAAGCATGTGCAGGAGTAAAGAAGGAATTTTTTAGCAGGGCTCTTAGTCTTAAAAATCGCCCCACCTGTGTAGCTGTTTACTGTATCCCTGGATAAGGAACTGACTAATCCCAAATCAAATACTTAAACAAAATCACAGCTCTTGGCTTATGATTGGTGCTTCTACAGATGAGATGATACCCAAACATGGAAGGGCAGAGGAGGATGAATGAGAGGGAAAGTACCTGGTGCTTACTGAATGTGGATTTTTCaaatcagtaaaataaatcaaacttaAACCAAATCAATGAATGCGTTCTTCAGACCCCAACGAGCTAAAATCAAATTGAAAGCTCTCTTGAGTTCCTCAGTTCATTGGTCTACCACTCCCCTCATGGTATGCACCTACTTCACTTTATCATATTACAAATAGGTTTTAGGGAACATTTGCTGTTTTGCCAAGTAATGTTCTGTATAAgcatttttgaatttaaaaaaaatttaaaacaaaccaaagtggttaggaaaaaaagaaacattacctTTGCAggtttttgaaaagaatgtgaataGTGACAAACATTCAAGCTGCAGCAAAGTTAGTTAGTTCTATGTACATGTGTGAGTTCACCTAATGTGAAAATTGGTTAACGTGGGTGAGTCAGTATAGCCCTatcctctgtttctgtcttagaCATTTTACTATGGCAATTTTCAATTatacacagaggaagaaataatgaTGAGCTCACGTCACCAAACTTAAACAAATATCAATTTATAGTCCATCTTATTTCATCTCGACCCATTTGACTCCACTCTCCCACCACCactaaggtttttatttttttaaagcagatccCATACATCTGATTTCATGTTTCAATATATATCCTTAAAAacaagaactgtttttttttaaacataaccaGATTACCACTACTGCActagaacaaaataaagaaaaacaacataataTCACCAAATATAGTCAATGTTAAAATGTCTCTGATAGCCTCAAGTGCTTTTCTATAGTGGTGAGTTTATTTGAATCATAATCCAAACAAGATCCATGCAATGCATTTCATTCATGTCTCTTCATTTATAGGCTTCTCTCCTCATTTATTTGTTAAGGAAACTAGATTGTTTAGaggaatttttcatattttgaattttactgaTTGCATccttgggttttttggggtttttttgtttttttttaaaacacgtGTTCTCTCCTCTGTTTCCCGTAAGTTTTCAGTTAGATCTTGAGGGCTGATAAGATTCAAGTTTGCTATCTATctctctatattttaaaagtaggtcATCAGTGACTGTACTTGCTGTTGCATTACCCCAGAAGCCCATATAGCTGGTTGTCTCTATCTTTATGACTGTGAAATTGCTTCGTGGATTCAGATGGTATCAGACTGATCATCCAGCACAAAGTTGCCCATTGGCCTTTCAGTTAAAAGCTTGGACAGCAATTGGTGATTGGAAATAATAACTGCCCAGAGTTACTGTTTTATTAGGGATTATACAATGGTTATATTCAATTTGTaacattatttctgtatttattgaacagaattatttttattttattttttttatttattttgtttgtttgtttgttttgaacagaattatttttaaaagaacttttccACATTAACTATTTAGTTACCTTGagaaaaatttatgtaaaaatggcctattcttttttggggggggtggttatAAGTGTTAGTTTCTCCCTATCACATGGAAATTTGCAAGCCAAGATTATACTTGTATAAATTGTACTTTGCTATCTAGGGTCAGGAAAATTCAGGACCATATGTAGAACTTAAGAGGTAgaatttatttctgctcttcaaGGCATTGCACACATGTTTGGGTGATctatgtttcatttaaaatataatttattaaatcatgacttaaatatgtttcttttgttcttctaGGTCAATCCAGAGATCTATGTCTGAAAGCAAAGTATTTGGTTAGTAATTCAGAATACTATTCATGCAAATGTTATGTTCTATTTGTCTAAAAGTGACTTTCTTCTGATAATCCCATAAAGCAATAATAAGTGATTAATGAAAGTCAAATGATTTGTCTTTGAATTcattagaagaaatttttttaaaaaaagaaatgtggtcCCATTCTAATTTTAAATGGCTATGACAAATAAACCATTGATTTATTCAGAATAATTtcctttcatattaaaaaataattctttacagTGGTGTATCGGCTGATTATCTCCCAGCTTCCCAACTTTAGCTTGGTGACCTCTTAGATATCTTTTCAGATCTATGAATCTAGgaatgaataaaagaagccaaaaatagTTGAATTATAAAAGACTTTTTCAAGCATTTCAAGCTCCAGAGCTTTTCTTTAGTTTCTGTGATTATAgcaatttacaataaaaataaagatgggttgacttacattttaattctaaagtaaatatctaattatttttagaaagttaatGGATGGTGTCTCTCCCTTACAGATACAGGGAGTCACTAATTACAAAACATTCACAGTGACAAAACAATTGGATTATTCAATCAATAATTCATTTTTGTGCAGTTTGTCACACTTGTGGgtacctctttttctttctccccagtaGAGCCTAGGAGTTGAATCTTCAAAtgcccttctccctcttttcaaAACCAGTTTCCTGGATAGAATATGAAAAGCTCGCTCAGGCAGAGTGATGATCACCACGGATGCATCTACCATGGGCATCTGAGTTTTAATTGGGTCTGATCCTCTTCCCGTGGCAGCATCTGTGGGGGCTGAGTCCCATCTCACTAGTCAAGGCCCTGTGGCACTAGTtgctaaatattttgaatatcagcCTTGATTTGAAGATTGTATGTTCTTAAATAAAAGGAAGTAAGGCAAactcttattttccatttatatatgcCACTCTCATAGCAAATTCAGTCTGTGCACACAAAACTCTAGATATTTCCATGCTGACATAATTCTTGATGATCACCTGCCTTCTCTGTAGTCAAATATGAGAGCAAATAGCGCCTTTAAAACCAGCACAGCATGTCGAGTTTGTTTCCGTGTGATGCTTTGgttgcattatttaaaatttgtttcatcAGTGGTATGATACAACATGTAGGAGGATTAGTCATCTGTAAGCAGATTCAGAAGGATTCCAGCTCTTCATTTTGGGGCAGTTCAGTTCTTTACAATGTGCCCAGACCTGCTCCAGCTGTTGGAAGGACGAGGCTGAGAAAATCATGGTTCTCCCAGTAAAGGATCTTAGAGTTTCTTGAAACTACCCCAGCTCAGTGTTCTCTCTAcatacttaattattttattaaaaacaatgaggAATGTGGAGAGTGGGGCTACTTCAATtgatgtataaaaaataaatggttattaattcaggaaaaatacatcaaaataatgTAATCATAAGCTATCAAGAGGAATTTCAGCAGCAACCTTCTATTATATATGCTTGGGTCCTTATGTAGTTCATGGAAATAAATGGGAGCCCACAGGACATCTAGGGGTGTCCATCAGGGACCAGAACTCCCCAAAATGGACCACAACACTTAATATATCACTTACCAAGTTACAACTTATGCTGAACTTGTCTGATACCAAATTTCTTACATTTACCTGGCAGATGTTACTGTAAATTCTGCTAACCTaccctttgctttattttagagggaaaaacTGTGAATGACACAATTTGGCAGGAACCCAGGACGCATGAGAATGATTCCCATATCAGAAGACTCTGTCAGCTAAAAGGTAATTGCTAAATTTAGTTTAGCTGACTTTGCATTTTCCTATAGTTTAAAGGGCAGGTAAGaaaaatttacttctttcttcattaaaataagCAGAGCATTGTGGTctacttaacaagaaaaaactaatagaatagaatgtatatattattaatagaatatatgtgtgtgtgtagatacacAGACATGCAGAAAGGAAGTGAAATCTAATTAAGTTACCTGTTGAAGCAAAGAATCAattgcaaaatatttgaaagtcttTAATGTCTACAAGGatgcaaaaatatattaaaattagcacACACAAAAACCTTCTAAAATAACGCTAATATATTAATGGTTgttatttttaggttttcttaaaaattaaagagaaaaagcttGATTATTAATGCaagattaaatacattttatcattaaaaaaagtcCCAAGAAGAGCAAATTAGCGGCCAGGTATAggaaaatttattaataataaatgacttcataattaaaattacttaaCTTTGAGAAGGTAATGAATAAAACAGTAAGTCTTAATAGTttgcaaagataaacaaaaacataaaaagttgATCTGCTTGGTATTCTCTCTACAATGTTACTGTAACAAGAAATAATTGCTCATATTAGTTATTGATTATTTAtgagtttctgatttttttaattaaaaaatattttttagtatttttggaCAAAGGGAATTGTAATGTACTTTTATACTCAAGAGTTTAATGATTGGATTATACATTCTGCCCagattttgccttttgttttttcacaGAGTTCATAGATTTACAAAGTAAttgtttatgaaaataataattttcctttgaaatatttcagttttattcaggaTTGTATAATGTTTTAGTGATtagttttaagttaattttaaaatatttacagttttctccattataaataaataagtaggtgAAACATTTGGggattattttagatattttcttttaattataacATAGGAAATGTTTTACTAATATATTTTGATTGGATTCTGTCCTCACCTCATGGATGCCAGCTGTATTCATTCCCTAAGACAGACATTCATCCCCCTATCCATTCATCCCTCCACCTCTTCAATAAGCACATGTTACTTCTAGATTATTGTATATTTAtctataaagaataaagaaggtaTAACTATATTACAGATTATTTTTAGTTATGAATTTTTCCATAAACCTCTTCAAGTattctattttcttaaactttctttctacaaaatatggtggtttttgttcttgtttttgtttttgctttaaatttaggAACAATTGGCA
This region includes:
- the LOC116663670 gene encoding putative uncharacterized protein ENSP00000383407, whose amino-acid sequence is NFENAKPKRKSIQRSMSESKVFEGKTVNDTIWQEPRTHENDSHIRRLCQLKALNEDGFLWSNNVHSVQGRKLQGVSYQVT